One window of the Arthrobacter sp. D5-1 genome contains the following:
- a CDS encoding SPFH domain-containing protein encodes MDGLGGTAAAIVLIVLVIFVIIVLVRSVRIIPQARAGVVERLGKYQRTLNPGLTILIPFVDRLLPLLDLREQVVSFPPQPVITEDNLVVSIDTVVYFQVTDPRAATYEIANYIQAVEQLTTTTLRNVVGGLNLEEALTSRDQINGQLRGVLDEATGRWGIRVSRVELKAIDPPHSIQDSMEKQMRAERDRRAAILTAEGTKQSQILTAEGQRQAAILAAEGDAKAAILRADGEAQAIQKVFDAIHKGNPDQKLLAYQYLQTLPKIAEGSSNKLWIIPSEVGEALKGIGGALGGNNGDSPVGLFGGGDESKTPAPAASAEHARPAE; translated from the coding sequence ATGGACGGCTTAGGAGGAACAGCAGCAGCAATTGTGCTGATTGTTCTCGTTATTTTTGTCATCATAGTGTTGGTCCGCTCGGTAAGGATCATCCCGCAGGCCCGCGCCGGCGTCGTTGAACGACTCGGTAAGTACCAGCGCACGCTGAACCCGGGCCTCACCATCCTGATCCCGTTTGTTGACCGGCTCCTGCCGCTCCTGGACCTCCGCGAACAAGTGGTGTCCTTCCCGCCGCAGCCTGTTATCACTGAGGACAACCTGGTGGTCTCGATCGACACCGTGGTCTATTTCCAGGTCACCGATCCCCGGGCGGCTACGTATGAGATCGCCAACTACATCCAGGCGGTCGAGCAGCTGACAACCACCACGCTCCGCAACGTGGTCGGTGGGCTGAACCTCGAAGAGGCGCTCACATCGCGCGACCAGATCAATGGTCAGTTGCGTGGCGTCCTGGACGAAGCCACGGGCCGTTGGGGAATCCGCGTGTCGCGCGTGGAGCTGAAAGCGATTGATCCGCCCCATTCGATCCAGGACTCGATGGAAAAGCAGATGCGCGCAGAGCGGGATCGCCGTGCGGCCATTCTGACCGCCGAAGGTACCAAGCAGTCGCAAATCCTCACTGCTGAAGGCCAGCGCCAAGCGGCCATTCTCGCCGCTGAGGGTGATGCCAAGGCGGCCATCCTCCGCGCCGACGGTGAAGCCCAGGCCATCCAGAAGGTCTTCGACGCCATCCACAAGGGCAACCCGGACCAGAAGCTTCTTGCTTACCAGTATTTGCAGACCCTCCCGAAGATCGCTGAAGGAAGCTCGAACAAACTCTGGATCATTCCCAGCGAAGTCGGCGAAGCCCTCAAGGGCATCGGCGGCGCCCTCGGAGGGAACAACGGGGACTCCCCCGTAGGTCTTTTCGGTGGCGGGGACGAAAGTAAGACGCCCGCTCCCGCAGCGTCCGCGGAGCATGCACGGCCTGCCGAATAA
- a CDS encoding NfeD family protein, with protein MFEWLGENWWALWLTVFLAFAVVEMLTLDLFFIMLGGGALAGLVADFAGADFWLQIVIFCVVSLLMIAFVRPVALKHLHKGPEEQRSNIDRLIGQPALVIEAVSGTSGLVKIGGDVWSARSTAGVIDAGATVQVTKIDGATAVVTSPADNSPR; from the coding sequence ATGTTTGAATGGCTCGGCGAGAATTGGTGGGCCCTCTGGCTCACGGTCTTCCTCGCGTTCGCAGTGGTGGAAATGCTCACCTTGGACCTCTTCTTCATCATGCTGGGCGGAGGAGCCTTGGCCGGCCTGGTTGCCGACTTCGCCGGCGCGGATTTCTGGCTTCAGATTGTCATCTTCTGCGTGGTTTCCCTCCTGATGATCGCCTTTGTGCGGCCCGTAGCGCTCAAGCACCTTCACAAGGGTCCCGAAGAGCAGCGATCCAACATCGACCGGCTGATTGGCCAGCCCGCTCTCGTCATTGAAGCCGTGAGCGGCACCAGTGGGCTCGTCAAAATTGGCGGTGACGTCTGGAGCGCCCGCAGCACCGCCGGTGTCATCGACGCCGGCGCCACAGTCCAGGTCACCAAAATCGACGGCGCGACGGCGGTAGTCACCTCGCCGGCCGACAACAGCCCGCGCTGA
- a CDS encoding polyprenol monophosphomannose synthase, with product MRVLTIIPTYNELESLPVTLGRLRAAVPESDVLVVDDNSPDGTGQLADEFAAKDHQVHVLHRKGKEGLGAAYIAGFKWGLAAGYDVLVEMDADGSHKPEQLPLLLDAVRDGADLAMGSRWVPGGSVVNWPLYRQAISRVGSTYARIMLGVKIKDVTGGYRAFKRSTLEALNLDEVESVGYGFQVDLAWRVAKLGLRIEERPITFVERELGASKMSGNIVVEAMINVTKWGLAARWAKLTRKTPATAK from the coding sequence TTGCGTGTCCTGACGATCATTCCCACCTACAACGAGCTCGAATCGCTCCCGGTGACCCTGGGGCGGCTGCGCGCAGCAGTTCCCGAGTCCGATGTTCTAGTGGTTGACGACAACAGCCCTGATGGTACCGGACAACTGGCCGATGAGTTTGCTGCCAAAGACCACCAGGTTCATGTCTTGCATCGTAAGGGCAAGGAAGGCCTCGGTGCGGCCTATATCGCCGGTTTCAAGTGGGGGCTCGCCGCCGGATATGACGTCCTGGTGGAAATGGACGCCGACGGTTCGCACAAACCGGAACAGTTGCCGTTGCTCCTGGATGCCGTCAGGGATGGAGCCGACCTCGCCATGGGCTCACGCTGGGTCCCCGGTGGCAGCGTGGTCAACTGGCCGCTCTACCGCCAGGCCATCTCACGTGTCGGCAGTACCTATGCCCGCATCATGCTCGGCGTGAAGATCAAGGATGTCACCGGAGGCTACCGCGCCTTCAAGCGCAGCACCCTGGAGGCGCTGAACCTGGATGAGGTCGAGTCGGTCGGCTACGGCTTCCAGGTGGACCTCGCCTGGCGGGTGGCCAAGCTGGGCCTCCGCATCGAGGAACGCCCCATTACCTTTGTGGAGCGGGAGCTGGGTGCGTCGAAGATGAGCGGCAACATTGTGGTGGAAGCCATGATCAACGTCACCAAGTGGGGATTGGCGGCCCGCTGGGCAAAGCTCACCCGCAAGACGCCCGCCACGGCAAAGTAG
- a CDS encoding amidohydrolase family protein, with protein MNQPGVPAGHNRTAEGRKVTMYRNGSIYTAADPFATAMVVDGDTVAWVGSEQAATSIADSSMEIIDLRGALLAPGFVDSHAHLTETGLALSGVDLATVRSAKELLDAVATAGGDGTIIGHGWDETAWNDSSLPTIEELDRAGTGRQVYLSRIDVHSALVSSSLAAAAGLKGVDGFSGGPRVVRAAHTAARLTARQFPEAVRRGLQERALKEAASQGYVAVAEMSAPHICGPDDLRLAASWNDLGGSPEVLPYWGELASSVEHAENILGGLGTKVLGLAGDLNVDGSLGSRTAALLDDYSDAPGHRGSLYLSVDDAARHLAATSQLGVQAGFHVIGDAGLATVLEALDVAAAEVGEQRIRAAGHRLEHVELADQSAIDKLAKYSITVSVQPGFDAAWGAPGGLYEQRLGGRSKAMNPFASFYASGVPIAFGSDSPVTPLRPWTSVRACLEHSNPEQRISARAAFLGHTRAGWRAAKYRNPLMGQLVPGAPASFAVWEVEELMVQVADSRVQSWSTDPRARTPLLPALDTGSDPRCLQTVREGQELFAHGSLRV; from the coding sequence ATGAACCAGCCAGGCGTGCCAGCCGGCCACAACCGTACCGCTGAGGGCCGCAAGGTCACCATGTACCGCAACGGATCCATTTATACGGCCGCTGATCCCTTTGCCACGGCCATGGTGGTGGACGGCGATACCGTCGCCTGGGTGGGCTCCGAGCAAGCCGCCACGTCCATCGCTGACTCATCCATGGAGATCATCGATCTCCGCGGCGCCCTCCTTGCGCCCGGCTTTGTGGACTCGCATGCGCACCTCACAGAAACGGGCCTTGCCCTTTCCGGCGTGGACCTCGCCACCGTGCGCTCAGCCAAGGAACTGCTCGACGCCGTTGCCACTGCCGGCGGCGACGGCACCATTATCGGGCACGGATGGGATGAGACAGCGTGGAACGACTCCTCGCTGCCCACCATCGAAGAACTTGACCGGGCAGGGACTGGACGGCAGGTCTACCTCTCCCGCATTGATGTCCACTCCGCCTTGGTTTCTTCATCGTTGGCCGCAGCTGCCGGCCTGAAAGGCGTGGACGGGTTCTCCGGCGGCCCACGGGTTGTACGTGCAGCGCATACCGCTGCGCGCCTCACAGCCCGGCAGTTTCCCGAAGCGGTGCGGCGGGGACTCCAGGAACGTGCCCTCAAGGAAGCGGCGTCCCAAGGCTATGTAGCAGTGGCTGAAATGTCGGCACCCCACATCTGCGGCCCGGACGACTTGCGACTGGCAGCGTCGTGGAACGACCTCGGTGGCAGCCCTGAAGTGCTCCCGTACTGGGGCGAGCTGGCCTCGTCTGTGGAGCACGCCGAGAACATTCTGGGCGGCCTGGGGACCAAGGTCCTGGGTCTCGCCGGAGACCTTAACGTAGACGGTTCGCTTGGTTCCCGAACAGCTGCCCTCCTGGATGACTATTCCGATGCGCCTGGGCACCGCGGCAGCCTGTACCTCTCCGTGGATGATGCAGCCCGGCACCTTGCTGCAACCTCCCAGCTTGGCGTCCAAGCGGGCTTCCACGTCATTGGCGACGCTGGCCTCGCCACCGTTCTGGAAGCCTTGGACGTTGCCGCAGCTGAGGTAGGGGAGCAGCGGATCCGGGCCGCGGGCCACCGGCTGGAGCACGTTGAACTGGCCGATCAGTCCGCCATCGACAAGCTGGCCAAGTACTCCATCACCGTCAGCGTGCAACCTGGCTTCGACGCCGCGTGGGGCGCTCCAGGCGGGTTGTACGAGCAGCGCCTGGGAGGTCGAAGCAAGGCCATGAACCCCTTCGCGTCCTTCTACGCGAGTGGTGTCCCTATCGCCTTTGGCAGCGACAGCCCTGTCACGCCTCTTCGTCCGTGGACCAGCGTGCGCGCGTGCTTGGAACACAGCAACCCGGAACAACGGATATCCGCCAGGGCCGCTTTCCTGGGCCATACACGCGCCGGCTGGCGCGCCGCGAAGTACCGCAACCCCCTGATGGGCCAGCTGGTGCCCGGTGCACCTGCCAGTTTCGCGGTGTGGGAAGTGGAGGAGCTGATGGTCCAGGTGGCAGACAGCCGCGTCCAATCATGGAGCACGGACCCGCGGGCGCGGACACCGCTGTTGCCCGCACTGGATACCGGCAGCGACCCCCGGTGCCTGCAGACCGTCCGTGAAGGACAAGAGCTGTTCGCCCACGGGTCGCTCCGGGTTTAG
- a CDS encoding RNA polymerase-binding protein RbpA, translating into MSDRSLRGMRLGAQSMETESGVEPAPRQRVEYRCEDGEQVFVTFSSEAEIPPVWVSKTGKEALLVDGERPVDANEKAVRTHWDMLLERRSLPELEQILEDRLNILRERRGERRSA; encoded by the coding sequence ATGAGCGATCGCAGCCTGCGGGGTATGCGTCTTGGCGCCCAAAGCATGGAAACCGAATCCGGCGTTGAACCGGCACCGCGCCAGCGGGTCGAGTACCGCTGCGAGGACGGCGAGCAGGTCTTCGTAACTTTCTCCTCCGAGGCAGAGATTCCCCCGGTTTGGGTTTCGAAGACCGGCAAGGAAGCTCTTCTGGTCGATGGCGAGCGTCCTGTGGATGCCAACGAGAAAGCCGTCCGCACTCACTGGGACATGCTGCTGGAACGCCGCAGCCTTCCTGAGCTGGAGCAGATCCTTGAAGATCGTTTGAACATTCTGCGTGAGCGCCGCGGAGAGCGCCGCTCGGCTTAG